The stretch of DNA TCAGGCTTTcccacccagacccagacccagatccAGCCTCAGACCCAGCTTCAGACCCAGCCCAGCCCATTCCAGCAAGGCAAACCTGTCCACAAGCGAGACGGGCTACAGGCCAACCTCCAGACCAAGAGCCTGGCTGCCCTCTTTAACTCTGTCAAGGAGCCTGTCAAGGGGGAGCGAGCCAAGAAGCCTCCCCTGAGGCACCGTAACCTTCCCCCATCCTTTTTCACTGAGCCGGCCAACACGACCACCACCTCTCGAGTCACGTCCACCTCGGGCATGTTCCTGGGTGATCTGGAACGGGGAGTGGGGAACCCGGACTTCTTTGACCTGCTGGGGCCAGACTACAGTAACATGCTCAGTGATCAGGACGTGTTTCAGACTCGCGGCCTGCCCAGTAGGATCATCGACCAGGACATGTTTCAGACTCGGGGCCTGCCCAGTAGGATCCTCCAGCACCAGCAGACTCAGGACATAACAGACCAGGTATCGCCCTACGACCCTCACCATCTAGTGGGAGGATTCTTGTATACAGAGCCTTGGAGTACCTCTTCTCCTTCTAAGAAGGCAGGGGAGGGCGTACGGACGGGCCCAGGAACCCAGACACCCCTGTACTGCCAATCAGGAGAGGGCGTACGGACGGGCCCAGGAACACAGACACCCCTGTACTGCCAATCAGGAGAGGGCGTACGGACGGGCCCAGGAACACAGACACCCCTGTACTGCCAATCAGGAGAGGGCGTACGGACGGGCCCAGGAACACAGACACCCCTGTACTGTCACTCTGTGTCTGACTCCTCTGCGACAGGGTCTACAGAGGATAGTAACTCACTGTGCACTCTGGCCTTTCCCAACTTCTTCCCAGACTGCTCTGTGTCTCAGGTCTCATATGGTCTGAGTTGTGGTGGCTACAACACAAAGGGTTTCTCTTCTCTCTGATAAGACATCGCTTCCCTGTCTGAGACTACAAGTTGAGTAGTTCTGGTCCAAAATGTTAGTGTGACTTGCTATTGACCAGAGCTACAGATTGAGATACTGTCTAATCGTATTTGTAACGTACACCTTTTCCAGCAGGTATAAAAAGTGCAGTGAAATACTTGTGTGTTAGAGCTCCCTCGACAACGCAGAACATTTCATCAATAATCATGTAATAACAAGTAGTAGAAGTAAGAGACCAGGTAGTATGCATATTGATCATGTAGGTATATACAAATATAAAGTGGGTAGTGGAATTAATAGTATATAATAAAACAGTAgcattgattgtgtgtgtgtgtgtgtgtgtgtgtgtgtgtgtgtgtgtgtgtgtgtgtgtgtatgtgtgtgtgtgtgtgtgtgtgtgtgtgtgtgtgtatgtatatatatatatatatgtgagtgtgGACATGGAGCCAcaagaagtccccacaagaatagtaaacaaacaaaacgtTGACCAACTCGGGACATTttgctggtccccacaaggaaaaatgaTATTATTAGGGAtggaattaggtttagggttaaggggctaaggggttaggtttagggttaagggggtaggggttaggtttagggttaaggggttaggtttagggtttaggggttaggtttagggttgaggggtaggggttaaggggttagggttagggttaaggggttaggtttaggattaaggttacattttggggttaggtttagggttaaggggttaggtttagggttaaggttatgttttgggggtaggggttaaggggttagggtaaggtttaggggttagggtaagggttagggtaaggtttagggggtttaggggttagggtaaggtttagggggttaggggttagggtaaggtttaggggttagggtaaggtttagggggttagggtaaggtttagggggttaggggttagggtaaggtttaggggttagggtaagggttaggggttagggtaaggtttaggggttagggtaaggtttagggggttaggggttagggtaaggtttagggggttaggggttagggtaaggtttagggggtaaggtttaggggttagggtaagggttaggggtaaggtttaggggttagggtaaggtttaggggttaggggttagggaagaTGTGATttaaatgggaatcaattgtgtcTCTCCACAAGGTTAGTAAAACaagactgtgtgcttgtgtgtctgtttgtttgtgtgtaaggGTTGATTGTGTTGGTAGTCGGTGCAAATTATATCTATGGTGCATATAGTCTCTTAGGTGCAGATCTTTGCAGGGAGACGGCTAGGTTAAACTTTTCAGCAGTCTGGTGgcctggtggtagaagctgtctctGAGCCAGTTGGTCCGAGACATGACACTCCGACACCGCTTGCTAGATGGTAAACAGTCCTTGGCGATCTTTCAGTGTGGTGAATAAGAATAAATGTATAGATTTGGTTCTCTCATGTACTCTAATGCTCGTATGCACCCCTAATGAAAAAACATTGTATTACCCATGCCAGTCAATTTCAATatgtgttttgatttgatttcattcaTGCTCACAGCGGACAAGACTGACGACAAGACGATGCTTTAAAAACACCAGATATTACTTTCAAGATATTATGTTCAATTAAAAGAGTCCAAGATGATAAGAATCCAGTTGATCAGTCACATCTGATTATTAAAACAGTGTCACAAAGCCCTTGAACATGTTGTACATCTTTGTAATTATTACAAAGTCTCTGGTTGATGACCATCACCAGGTAGTCTACAGTATTCAAACCTCTGGTTGATGACCATCACCAGGTAGTCTACAGTATTCAAACCTCTGGTTGATGACCATCACCAGGTAGTCTACAGTATTCAAACCATATACTGTGATTTCTCAGTCATGCATGGATCAAACCAGGACTGTGTTTAGGACAAAAACCATGGCAACATTTTCAAATGTCCTTCAATTACACCCATAACAAATGATAAAACAATGAAAGGGGTGACGTCTCTGTTTCAAACTATCGTTGGTTTAAGTGAGAGAAAAGAATGGTAGCTATTTGGCGTTCCCCATTCTGCTAGATCCCTCTATGGTTGTCCTTCATTGGTACAGTCACTCTGGCtagttgttttctgtgtgcaGACAGACTAGTTAGTGTGAGAGTTGAGTGATTTGCAAATAGGTTAAATTAGTCAACACTGTGAATATACCGTGAAGTGTTGAAATACTAGAATCACCACACTTCTTAATGAAAACAGAAGatgtaaaaaaatttttttatttcaatttaacctttatttaactaggcaagtcagttaagaacaaattcttattttcaatgacggcctaggaacagtgggttaactgcctgttcaggggcagaatgacagatttgtaccttgtcagcttgggggtttgaacttgcaaccttccggttactagtccaacgctctaaccactaggcaaccctgccgcctctacactctaaccgctaggctgccctgccgcctctacactctaaccgctaggctgccctgccgcctctacactctaaccgctaggctgccctgccgcctctacactctaaccgctaggctgccctgccgcctctacactctaaccgctaggctgccctgccgcctctacactctaaccgctaggctgccctgccgcctctacactctaaccactaggctaccctgccgctcctacactctaaccactaggctgccctacctcctctacactctaaccactaggctaccctgccgcccctacactctaaccactaggctaccctgccgctcctacactctaaccactaggctgccctacctcctctacactctaaccactaggctaccctgccgcccctacactctaaccactaggctaccctgccgctcctacactctaaccactaggctgccctgccacctctacactctaaccactaggctgccctgccacctctacactctaaccactaggctaccctgccccctctacactctaaccactaggctaccctgccacctctacactctaaccactaggctaccctgccacctctacactctaaccactaggctaccctgccgcctctacactctaaccactaggctaccctgccacctctacactctaaccactaggctaccctgccgcccctccactctaaccactaggctaccctgccaccccgtaTTCTGATAACCACAAAATAAAGCTGGTCTTTATTACTACACTGCCAGAAGTGTCCTTTTATTGATTTCTACATTATTTGCTGTCAGAACAAATTAAGTTAATTTCAGCTGTTGGAAAAACAGTGTCTTgtgaataaaataataaaatacactTGAAAGATTTTGAAACACAATTACATGTAAAGTCAAAGACTTTAGGGCCTAACCGTAACTCGACGTGATGACTTGCTTTTCTTCAAGATAGGTGTACGATATTGTTTTTCAGCTATCATTTACTCACATGTACAAAAGGTATCAAGATTAGTTTTTGCTTTTTAGATAATGATGAatgggacaggggacaggggaggtgggggggggggatgacctgatcctagatcagccctcTTACCCTGAAAAACTTTACCAAGAAAGTCCCTGAACCATAGAGACTGCGACAATACCCCCCTCTACTGGTCGCACAAAGCTAGTTGTGGATTTAACACTCATTTTACTTTCTAACATGGATGCCAGTCAAGACGAACACGGATGCCAGTCAAGACGAACACGGATGCCAGTCAAGACGAACACGGATGCCAGTCAAGACGaacagtgtatagtatagtatgctAGTCTTTTTCTGAATCTCTGAACATCAAAGTGTAAATGTAGGAAGGCATCTCTTTATTGCGATCAGAAATATTATGACTAGATGACTGACGGTTCTAAACGTAGGAGGACAAGGTGACTGCCGGTTCTAAACGTAGGAGGACACGG from Oncorhynchus kisutch isolate 150728-3 linkage group LG15, Okis_V2, whole genome shotgun sequence encodes:
- the fam181b gene encoding protein FAM181B, producing the protein MAVQTAIMNSPFVNFCFPVMMEYDMGQSLDGSPLEESEERGEYRETTRSLDGSPLEESEERGEYRETTRNLLSFIDSASSNIKLALDKPVKSKRKVNHRKYLQKQIKRCTGFISPTGNPAAAPGANKRKVSGFPTQTQTQIQPQTQLQTQPSPFQQGKPVHKRDGLQANLQTKSLAALFNSVKEPVKGERAKKPPLRHRNLPPSFFTEPANTTTTSRVTSTSGMFLGDLERGVGNPDFFDLLGPDYSNMLSDQDVFQTRGLPSRIIDQDMFQTRGLPSRILQHQQTQDITDQVSPYDPHHLVGGFLYTEPWSTSSPSKKAGEGVRTGPGTQTPLYCQSGEGVRTGPGTQTPLYCQSGEGVRTGPGTQTPLYCQSGEGVRTGPGTQTPLYCHSVSDSSATGSTEDSNSLCTLAFPNFFPDCSVSQVSYGLSCGGYNTKGFSSL